From Pseudoleptotrichia goodfellowii, a single genomic window includes:
- a CDS encoding alpha/beta hydrolase, translating into MGILIIFNILFMIFFFVIAYISIRYFLNQIEKYPRITLDEVYNNKKLRQKYNVEEKVNPMDYGFAYKEVAYKSGKVQLYGWLIDNKKNDKIVVISHGRGVNRLAVLQYLQIFKETGLENEYSFFIPDLRNSGKSDEAKTKMGYCFGQDIFHTMEMLHEKYGKNSFILYGFSQGGMGSAIAAKLYSNELRKKGIKVEKLILDSSISNVRKRVKQDAAKRKVPKFIVSVVTRVFNLRVGNKLDKLRFSYLLRRIPTLIIQTKSDKATTYGMLMEEYNDIAQYKNIYLKVFERGSHTRIYPDYKEEYTDTVGRFLKGELSENGNVVKNDENPENNKEIKSPNEEKETGYYENFSDFDYDEEN; encoded by the coding sequence GTGGGAATACTTATAATATTTAACATATTATTTATGATATTTTTCTTTGTGATAGCGTACATATCAATAAGATATTTTTTAAATCAGATAGAAAAATATCCGAGAATAACACTTGATGAAGTATATAATAATAAAAAGTTAAGACAGAAATATAATGTTGAAGAAAAAGTCAATCCTATGGATTACGGATTTGCTTATAAAGAAGTGGCGTATAAGTCGGGAAAAGTCCAATTATACGGATGGCTAATAGATAATAAGAAAAACGATAAAATCGTTGTGATTTCTCACGGAAGAGGAGTAAACAGACTGGCTGTATTGCAGTATTTACAAATATTTAAAGAGACGGGTCTTGAGAACGAATACAGTTTTTTTATACCTGATTTGAGAAATTCGGGTAAATCCGATGAAGCTAAAACTAAAATGGGGTATTGCTTCGGTCAGGATATTTTTCATACAATGGAGATGCTTCATGAAAAGTATGGTAAAAACAGTTTTATTCTTTACGGCTTTTCTCAGGGAGGTATGGGATCCGCAATAGCAGCAAAACTTTACAGTAACGAACTTAGAAAAAAAGGGATAAAAGTCGAAAAACTTATACTTGACAGTTCTATTTCCAACGTGAGAAAAAGAGTAAAGCAGGATGCGGCTAAAAGGAAAGTGCCGAAATTTATAGTGAGTGTAGTAACGAGAGTGTTTAATTTAAGAGTGGGGAATAAACTGGATAAATTAAGATTTTCCTATTTGCTTAGAAGAATACCGACTCTTATAATTCAGACGAAAAGCGATAAAGCTACTACTTACGGTATGTTAATGGAAGAATATAACGATATTGCTCAATATAAAAATATATATCTGAAAGTATTTGAAAGAGGGTCTCATACGAGAATTTACCCTGATTACAAAGAAGAATATACAGATACTGTAGGACGTTTTCTCAAAGGAGAACTTTCTGAAAACGGAAATGTTGTTAAGAATGATGAAAATCCCGAAAACAATAAAGAAATAAAAAGTCCGAACGAAGAAAAAGAAACTGGATATTATGAAAATTTTTCGGATTTTGACTATGATGAAGAAAATTAA
- a CDS encoding MFS transporter, translating to MSKLTKKTYLIYGMGVSYFILDQLYNQWLSYYYLPPGTEHSLKPLLKPSYLVLAYLFARLIDAISDPLVGYWSDNSKSKFGRRSFFMMIGGLPLGILMVMYFFPPKDSQIHTLFYLSIIGGLFFTAYTLVGGPYNALIPDLARTKEERLNLSTVQSTFRLIFTGIALVLPGYMISMLGKGNTEWGIRKTVIILTVFAIIGIYICVFFLKEKELVKDNEKHESIGFKSSLKYLMRKEILLYFAGFFFFFSGFNILRGVLTYYLTIIMELPIKQMTVISAILFGMAGICFPITNMLGKKFSYKKILVLDIMLLIAGTVGLLFVNSSISWLAYIMLVICGTGLSGSAFIFPQAMLSEISAKISETEKVSLEGFMFGIQGLFLKLAFLVQQSVVSLVIIAGSIPDAQGRKSATGLGVRSTLVVALVLFGISLVFYKLKKED from the coding sequence ATGTCAAAGTTGACAAAAAAGACTTATTTAATATACGGAATGGGAGTTTCGTATTTTATACTGGATCAGCTTTATAATCAGTGGCTGTCTTATTATTATCTGCCGCCGGGAACAGAACACAGTTTAAAGCCGTTATTAAAGCCGTCGTATCTGGTGCTGGCATATCTGTTTGCAAGGCTTATAGATGCAATATCGGATCCGCTTGTGGGTTATTGGTCGGATAATTCAAAATCGAAGTTCGGAAGAAGATCCTTTTTTATGATGATAGGCGGACTGCCATTGGGAATATTAATGGTTATGTATTTTTTCCCTCCTAAAGATTCTCAAATACATACATTGTTTTATCTGTCCATAATCGGAGGTCTCTTTTTTACCGCGTATACCTTGGTCGGAGGGCCTTATAATGCATTGATTCCCGATTTGGCAAGAACAAAAGAGGAAAGGCTTAATCTGTCCACTGTACAGTCTACCTTCAGGTTGATATTTACAGGGATAGCATTAGTGCTGCCGGGATATATGATAAGTATGCTCGGCAAAGGAAATACAGAATGGGGAATAAGAAAAACAGTTATAATACTTACAGTATTTGCAATAATAGGGATTTATATATGTGTTTTTTTTCTGAAAGAAAAAGAACTCGTTAAAGATAATGAAAAGCACGAATCTATAGGATTTAAGTCGTCGTTAAAATATCTGATGAGAAAAGAAATATTACTTTATTTTGCGGGATTTTTCTTTTTTTTTAGCGGATTTAATATATTAAGAGGAGTTCTTACTTATTATCTGACTATAATAATGGAACTTCCTATAAAACAAATGACTGTTATATCTGCGATATTGTTCGGTATGGCAGGAATATGTTTTCCGATTACAAATATGCTGGGGAAAAAATTCAGTTACAAAAAAATATTGGTATTGGATATTATGCTTTTAATAGCAGGAACAGTAGGATTACTTTTTGTAAACAGCAGTATAAGCTGGTTGGCATATATTATGCTTGTTATTTGCGGAACAGGGCTTAGCGGCTCGGCGTTTATTTTCCCTCAGGCTATGCTGAGTGAAATATCTGCCAAAATTTCTGAAACGGAAAAAGTAAGTCTGGAAGGCTTTATGTTCGGAATACAGGGACTGTTTCTGAAATTGGCATTTCTTGTGCAGCAGTCGGTAGTTTCCCTTGTAATAATAGCAGGAAGTATACCTGATGCTCAGGGACGTAAAAGTGCCACAGGATTGGGTGTAAGAAGTACACTCGTAGTGGCATTAGTATTATTCGGAATATCATTAGTTTTTTATAAATTAAAAAAAGAAGATTAA
- a CDS encoding transketolase, with protein MEIKELKEKAKEIRKDIVEMIYRAKSGHPGGSLSIADIMAVLYWSEMRVDPQNPKDEKRDRFVLSKGHAAPALYATLIEKGYVSKDLIPTLRRWGSPLQGHPDMKKLSGVEMSTGSLGQGLSVANGMALSSKIYNNDYRVYTILGDGELQEGQIWEAAMTAAHYKLDNLVAIVDYNNLQIDGKVSDVMDVYPVADKFKAFNWNVIEIDGHNYEEIIKAFEKAREVKGQPTVIVAKTVKGKGVSFMENNAGFHGAAPNDEEYKKAMEELQ; from the coding sequence ATGGAAATTAAAGAATTGAAAGAAAAAGCGAAGGAGATTAGAAAAGACATCGTTGAGATGATTTACAGAGCAAAATCGGGTCATCCGGGAGGTTCTCTTTCGATTGCCGATATTATGGCTGTATTGTATTGGAGTGAAATGAGGGTAGATCCTCAAAATCCTAAAGACGAAAAAAGAGACAGATTTGTATTGAGTAAAGGACATGCTGCACCGGCACTTTATGCAACATTAATAGAAAAAGGATATGTAAGTAAAGACTTGATACCTACTCTTAGAAGATGGGGGTCGCCTTTGCAAGGACATCCTGACATGAAAAAACTTTCAGGAGTGGAAATGTCTACGGGATCTTTAGGTCAAGGATTGTCAGTAGCAAACGGAATGGCTTTAAGTTCAAAAATATACAATAATGATTACAGAGTTTACACTATATTAGGTGACGGAGAATTACAGGAAGGTCAAATATGGGAAGCGGCTATGACTGCAGCTCACTATAAACTTGATAATCTTGTAGCGATAGTGGATTATAACAACTTGCAAATAGACGGAAAAGTATCGGATGTAATGGATGTTTATCCTGTAGCTGACAAATTTAAAGCGTTTAACTGGAATGTTATTGAAATAGACGGGCATAATTACGAAGAGATAATAAAAGCATTTGAAAAAGCGAGAGAAGTAAAAGGACAACCTACAGTTATAGTTGCAAAAACTGTAAAAGGAAAAGGTGTTTCATTCATGGAAAACAATGCCGGATTCCACGGAGCGGCTCCTAATGACGAGGAGTACAAAAAAGCAATGGAAGAATTACAATAG
- a CDS encoding transketolase family protein, translating to MEKKSTRQAYGEALVKLGKENKDVVVLEADLSKSTMTVFFKKEFPERHINVGIAEADLMGTAAGIATTGKIPFASTFAHFAAGRAFDQIRNSIVYPKLNVKICPTHAGISLGEDGGSHQSIEDMALMRSLPGMVVLSPADAVETEKAVMAAAKYEGPVYIRLGRLNIPVLFDDSYNFEIGKAVTLSEGNDVAIIATGLMVYEAVEAAKLLEKEGIKARVINMSTIKPLDKDTVLKAAKECKFIVTSEEHSVVGGLGSAVSEYLSEVHPTKVIKHGIYDVFGQSADGETMLNNYKLRAKDIAEVVLNNK from the coding sequence ATGGAAAAAAAATCGACAAGACAAGCCTATGGAGAGGCATTAGTAAAATTAGGAAAAGAAAATAAAGATGTAGTAGTATTGGAAGCGGATTTGTCAAAATCTACAATGACAGTATTTTTCAAAAAAGAATTTCCTGAAAGACATATAAATGTAGGGATAGCTGAAGCGGATCTTATGGGAACTGCGGCAGGGATAGCTACAACAGGCAAAATACCTTTTGCATCAACATTTGCACACTTTGCAGCAGGAAGAGCGTTTGACCAGATAAGAAACAGTATAGTTTATCCTAAACTTAATGTAAAAATATGTCCTACACATGCCGGAATATCTTTAGGAGAAGACGGAGGATCACATCAGTCGATAGAAGATATGGCTCTTATGAGATCCTTGCCGGGAATGGTAGTACTTTCCCCTGCGGATGCTGTTGAGACTGAAAAGGCGGTTATGGCTGCGGCAAAATATGAAGGACCTGTTTATATAAGACTGGGAAGACTTAATATACCTGTGTTGTTTGATGACAGTTATAATTTTGAAATAGGAAAAGCTGTAACATTAAGCGAAGGAAATGATGTGGCTATTATTGCTACAGGATTAATGGTATATGAAGCTGTAGAAGCTGCAAAATTGCTTGAAAAAGAAGGAATAAAAGCAAGAGTTATAAATATGTCCACAATAAAACCTCTGGATAAAGATACGGTTTTAAAAGCTGCTAAAGAATGTAAATTTATCGTAACAAGTGAAGAACATTCAGTAGTCGGAGGACTTGGAAGTGCAGTTTCCGAATATTTATCCGAAGTGCATCCGACTAAAGTTATAAAACACGGTATATATGATGTGTTTGGACAAAGTGCTGACGGAGAAACAATGTTGAATAACTATAAATTAAGAGCAAAAGATATAGCTGAAGTAGTATTAAATAATAAATAA
- a CDS encoding cell division protein FtsX, with protein MFSPIQETFRNISKEKGLFFSSLISLITIFVLLDTFIFGVFNLNDFKAKMENSNQAIVYVKTMTEDEISAFQGKLLKVNGIQTIKYVSKESALQLLEKELKVDLSDEENPLQDSFYVYIDKNSNVNALKEELLKNPEVTELDMRTQTIERTNQFSKNLDKLVLFGGVGSIIIAAILIMNITSFGVRLRRREIRDLVATGVSGMAIKITYFLEGLILVLFSSIIGFGIFWKLQKFIVEGINLLRSGIIGNSTDKELLGIYLISLLVGVIITFFSNFIGLHGYYRVKDKKVKPVSNNKNTENEKK; from the coding sequence ATGTTTAGTCCTATTCAAGAAACTTTTAGAAATATAAGTAAGGAGAAAGGATTGTTTTTTTCATCATTAATTTCTTTAATAACAATATTCGTATTATTGGATACATTTATTTTCGGTGTATTCAATTTGAACGATTTTAAAGCAAAGATGGAAAATTCCAATCAGGCAATAGTATATGTAAAAACAATGACTGAAGATGAAATTTCGGCATTTCAGGGAAAACTTTTAAAAGTAAACGGAATTCAGACGATAAAATATGTTTCAAAAGAAAGTGCTTTACAGTTACTTGAAAAAGAATTGAAAGTAGATTTGTCGGATGAAGAAAATCCTTTACAGGACAGTTTTTATGTATATATTGATAAAAATTCCAATGTAAATGCCTTAAAAGAAGAGTTGTTAAAAAATCCTGAAGTAACAGAACTGGATATGAGAACTCAGACTATAGAAAGAACAAATCAATTCAGCAAAAATCTGGATAAACTTGTATTGTTCGGCGGTGTAGGTTCTATAATCATAGCTGCAATATTAATAATGAATATTACAAGTTTCGGAGTAAGATTGAGAAGAAGAGAAATAAGAGATTTGGTGGCAACTGGAGTTTCAGGAATGGCTATAAAAATTACTTATTTTCTTGAAGGACTGATTTTAGTTCTGTTTTCTTCAATTATAGGATTCGGAATATTCTGGAAATTACAGAAATTCATAGTTGAAGGAATTAATCTCTTACGTTCGGGAATTATAGGAAATTCTACAGATAAAGAGTTATTGGGAATATATCTTATTTCTTTATTAGTAGGAGTTATAATAACATTTTTCTCTAACTTTATAGGACTTCACGGATATTACAGAGTAAAAGACAAAAAAGTTAAACCTGTTTCAAATAATAAAAATACCGAGAATGAGAAAAAATAA
- a CDS encoding murein hydrolase activator EnvC family protein, whose amino-acid sequence MKKNILKISLFICTIFLIFADQIEENKKRIQQIDSQVNQNNQKINKNKTEISKAKNTENIISAQVKKLDKDIARLQAEYNEAERKYTEILKQIGVNNENIRKNISEINRDTEIINVNKEDLYKKIKTWDKIRRNRDMAAIVGTSNSAEKVKMTHDLKILLNKQTDYIQGVEDSKKGVESKKQREESVRARNQEEASKVKAARAELESKNRQLNAAKKEKNVLIAQLRGKQKVLNTENKKIESNNSQLISEKRRLNAQIQAIIQRAIRERELAMQRAAEEKRKQEEAERIRRDAEAQRKANAERQNNDLVGQKSTPSKNTTTASNKTTTRTTTTTKTPAVQVPKGTGNLMMPINGSIVVGYGQEKVAGLKSNGIEIRGSAGQAVKAADSGIVIYAGSLNNLGGVVIIDHGGLVTVYGNLAGVSVSKGSKVNKGQTVGTLGRDQTTHQPNLYFETRRGVNIVNPMSYL is encoded by the coding sequence ATGAAAAAAAACATACTGAAAATTTCATTATTTATTTGTACAATATTTCTGATTTTTGCGGATCAAATAGAAGAGAACAAAAAAAGGATACAACAGATTGATAGTCAGGTTAACCAGAATAATCAAAAAATCAATAAAAACAAAACTGAAATTTCAAAAGCCAAAAATACGGAAAATATAATTTCAGCTCAAGTAAAAAAACTCGATAAGGATATAGCGAGATTACAAGCCGAGTATAATGAAGCCGAAAGAAAATATACCGAAATATTGAAACAAATAGGAGTAAATAACGAAAACATAAGAAAAAATATATCCGAAATAAATAGAGATACGGAAATAATAAATGTAAATAAAGAAGACCTTTATAAAAAAATAAAAACATGGGATAAAATAAGAAGAAACAGAGATATGGCAGCTATAGTAGGAACTTCCAACTCTGCCGAAAAAGTAAAAATGACTCATGATTTAAAAATACTTCTGAATAAACAGACTGATTATATTCAGGGAGTAGAAGACTCTAAAAAAGGTGTGGAAAGTAAAAAACAGAGAGAAGAAAGTGTAAGAGCGAGAAATCAGGAAGAGGCTTCAAAAGTAAAAGCTGCAAGAGCAGAGCTTGAAAGTAAAAACAGACAGCTTAATGCTGCCAAAAAAGAAAAAAATGTACTTATAGCTCAGCTTAGAGGAAAACAGAAAGTTCTGAATACTGAAAATAAAAAAATTGAAAGCAACAACAGTCAGCTAATTTCCGAAAAAAGAAGACTGAATGCTCAAATACAGGCTATTATTCAAAGGGCAATCAGAGAGAGAGAACTCGCTATGCAAAGAGCAGCCGAGGAGAAAAGAAAGCAGGAAGAAGCTGAAAGAATCAGAAGAGATGCCGAAGCTCAAAGAAAAGCCAATGCTGAAAGACAAAATAACGACTTGGTAGGACAAAAATCGACTCCTTCAAAAAATACAACTACTGCATCAAACAAAACAACTACCAGAACAACAACGACAACAAAAACTCCGGCAGTACAGGTACCTAAAGGAACAGGCAACTTGATGATGCCTATTAACGGATCGATAGTTGTAGGTTACGGTCAGGAAAAAGTTGCAGGACTGAAAAGTAACGGTATTGAAATAAGAGGTTCTGCAGGACAGGCTGTAAAAGCTGCTGACAGCGGTATCGTAATATATGCGGGATCATTAAATAATCTCGGAGGCGTTGTAATAATAGATCATGGAGGACTTGTTACTGTTTACGGAAATCTGGCAGGAGTGTCAGTATCTAAAGGTTCAAAAGTAAACAAAGGACAAACTGTAGGTACTTTAGGAAGAGATCAGACTACCCACCAGCCTAACCTTTATTTTGAAACACGTAGAGGTGTAAATATAGTAAATCCGATGAGTTATTTATAA
- the pepT gene encoding peptidase T: MYDTLKERFLRYVKFETRSDENSETIPSTPSQTEFAKMLKKELEEIGLENIFINDACFVNGTLPGNIDKKVPVIGFIAHMDTADFNAVNVNPQIIENYDGKDIVLNKELGITMSVEEFPDLKKYVSQTVITTDGTTLLGSDDKSGIVEIIEAMKYFIAHPEIKHGTVKVAFGPDEEIGRGADNFNVEEFGADFAYTMDGGPVGELEYESFNAAQVIYKIKGKSVHPGTAKGKMKNASLIAVDLATMFPADEVPEKTEGYEGFYLLDGMTSNCEDARVEYILRDHDRKKFEQKKEFAKNIAEKLNEKYGKNTVEVFVKDQYYNMGDIIKDHMYVVDIAREAMENLGIKPIIKPIRGGTDGSKISFMGLPTPNIFAGGENFHGKYEFVTLESMEKATDTIIEIVKLNAK; encoded by the coding sequence ATGTACGATACTTTAAAAGAGAGATTTTTAAGATATGTAAAATTTGAAACAAGATCAGATGAAAATAGCGAAACAATACCGTCTACTCCTTCCCAGACCGAGTTTGCAAAAATGCTTAAAAAAGAACTGGAAGAAATAGGGTTGGAAAATATTTTTATAAATGATGCGTGTTTCGTAAACGGAACATTACCCGGTAATATTGATAAAAAAGTACCTGTAATAGGCTTTATAGCTCATATGGATACTGCCGATTTCAATGCGGTAAATGTAAATCCTCAAATTATTGAAAACTATGACGGTAAAGATATTGTTTTGAATAAAGAATTAGGAATAACAATGTCTGTTGAGGAATTTCCCGATTTGAAAAAATATGTTTCTCAAACGGTTATTACTACAGACGGTACTACTTTATTAGGTTCCGATGATAAATCGGGAATTGTGGAAATAATAGAAGCGATGAAATATTTTATTGCTCATCCTGAAATAAAACATGGAACTGTAAAAGTGGCTTTCGGTCCTGATGAAGAAATAGGAAGAGGAGCGGATAATTTCAATGTCGAAGAATTCGGAGCGGATTTTGCCTATACAATGGACGGCGGTCCTGTGGGAGAACTTGAATATGAGAGTTTTAATGCTGCACAGGTTATTTATAAAATAAAAGGAAAAAGTGTACATCCCGGAACAGCAAAGGGAAAAATGAAAAATGCAAGTTTGATTGCTGTAGACTTAGCAACAATGTTTCCGGCAGATGAAGTTCCTGAAAAAACCGAAGGATATGAAGGATTTTATCTTTTGGACGGAATGACTTCCAACTGTGAAGATGCCCGTGTGGAATACATTTTAAGAGATCACGACAGAAAGAAATTTGAACAGAAAAAGGAATTTGCAAAAAATATAGCTGAAAAATTAAATGAGAAATACGGTAAAAATACCGTTGAAGTATTTGTGAAGGACCAGTATTATAATATGGGAGATATTATAAAAGACCATATGTATGTTGTAGACATTGCAAGAGAAGCAATGGAAAACTTGGGAATAAAACCTATTATAAAACCTATAAGAGGAGGAACTGACGGTTCAAAAATATCTTTTATGGGTCTTCCTACACCGAATATATTTGCCGGAGGAGAAAATTTCCACGGAAAATATGAATTTGTAACATTGGAAAGCATGGAAAAAGCTACGGATACTATAATAGAAATAGTAAAATTAAACGCAAAATAA
- a CDS encoding family 20 glycosylhydrolase — protein sequence MINRVLKITVMMLGMSMISLGVTKEIGVNLDIARQYYSVQVIKKFIDNISGSGGNFLHLHISDDENYGIESEILGQTIAEAKFQKGIYTNKKTGKKFLSYAQIKEIISYAEMKNVELIPEIDSPSHMKAIFELLKIKKGNSYVKNIKSDTENEINMGNPQSINFMKQLIEEVTEVFGMKLRHFHIGGDEFEYSEVKNSEFVKYINDLSDYLISKRIKPRLWNDGITKVGIDKINKEIEITYWSYDGDAENDEEKEKRRKTRVSVQELLKKGFKVLNYNSYYLYYVPKESSNLKKDTEYSVNDINKNWDLRVWDGENVENAVKNERNIIGAALSIWGEGSYKLTDSEIQKYSEPFIRAFILKTKDYKKN from the coding sequence ATGATAAACAGGGTTTTAAAAATAACAGTTATGATGTTAGGAATGTCAATGATTTCTTTAGGAGTTACAAAAGAAATCGGAGTAAATCTGGATATAGCCAGACAGTATTATTCTGTTCAGGTAATAAAAAAGTTTATTGATAATATAAGCGGTTCAGGAGGAAATTTTTTGCATCTTCATATATCAGATGACGAAAATTACGGGATTGAAAGTGAAATATTGGGACAGACAATAGCAGAAGCAAAATTTCAGAAGGGAATATATACTAATAAAAAAACAGGAAAAAAGTTTCTGAGTTATGCCCAAATCAAGGAAATAATATCCTATGCAGAAATGAAAAATGTTGAATTAATCCCTGAAATAGACAGTCCGAGCCATATGAAGGCTATTTTTGAATTGCTGAAAATAAAAAAAGGAAATTCTTATGTGAAAAATATAAAGTCAGATACAGAAAATGAAATCAATATGGGAAATCCCCAAAGTATAAATTTTATGAAACAATTAATAGAAGAGGTTACAGAAGTGTTCGGAATGAAGTTACGTCACTTTCACATAGGAGGTGACGAATTTGAATACAGTGAAGTTAAAAATTCTGAATTTGTAAAATATATTAATGATTTGTCAGATTATTTAATATCAAAAAGAATAAAACCGAGATTATGGAATGACGGTATTACCAAAGTTGGTATTGATAAAATCAATAAAGAAATAGAAATTACCTATTGGAGCTATGACGGAGATGCTGAAAATGACGAAGAAAAAGAAAAAAGAAGAAAAACACGAGTGTCTGTCCAGGAATTGTTAAAAAAAGGATTTAAAGTACTAAATTATAATTCATATTATTTATATTATGTTCCGAAAGAAAGCTCAAATTTAAAAAAAGATACTGAATATTCTGTAAATGATATAAATAAAAATTGGGATTTAAGAGTTTGGGATGGAGAAAATGTTGAAAATGCCGTAAAAAATGAAAGAAACATTATAGGAGCAGCTTTATCAATATGGGGAGAGGGCTCTTATAAATTAACAGATTCTGAAATTCAAAAATATTCGGAACCTTTTATAAGAGCATTTATTTTAAAAACTAAAGATTACAAAAAGAATTAA
- a CDS encoding YitT family protein: MKNKFAKILKEYFFISIGVTLLAFGLHFFLFPNKIASGGITGFALIINHIFGISNSIIIAIGNVILFSLGFILIGGSFGIKSIYASTYLSVILLIFENFFPHYSLTQNLTLATIFGSVFCALGSTVVFTYEASTGGTSIIGKIINKYFGIRLGMANFIADATVTVMAMFAFGVELALFGLLSVYISGYMVDKFIDGFNSRKQIFIITENKEIIIEYILRDFHRGCTVFNGKGGYSGVSRDVLMTILDRRQFINLRKFLKINDPTAFVTVTETTKVFGLGFDQLH; this comes from the coding sequence ATGAAAAATAAATTTGCTAAAATTTTAAAAGAATATTTTTTTATAAGTATCGGAGTTACTTTACTTGCTTTCGGGCTTCATTTTTTTCTTTTCCCGAATAAAATTGCAAGTGGTGGAATTACAGGATTTGCTTTGATTATAAATCATATTTTCGGAATATCCAACAGTATTATTATAGCTATAGGCAATGTCATACTGTTTTCATTGGGATTTATACTTATCGGAGGAAGTTTCGGAATCAAAAGTATTTACGCATCAACTTATTTATCGGTTATACTTTTAATTTTTGAAAATTTTTTCCCTCATTACTCCCTGACACAGAATTTAACTTTGGCTACAATATTCGGGAGTGTTTTCTGTGCATTGGGCTCAACTGTTGTATTTACTTATGAAGCATCTACAGGCGGTACGTCAATTATAGGAAAAATTATAAATAAATATTTCGGGATAAGACTGGGAATGGCAAACTTTATTGCCGACGCAACTGTTACTGTTATGGCTATGTTTGCTTTCGGAGTGGAACTTGCTCTTTTCGGGCTTTTAAGCGTGTATATTTCAGGATATATGGTTGATAAATTTATAGACGGATTTAATTCAAGAAAACAGATTTTTATAATTACCGAAAATAAAGAAATCATCATAGAATATATTTTAAGAGACTTCCACAGAGGATGTACTGTATTCAATGGAAAAGGGGGATATTCAGGTGTTTCAAGAGATGTATTAATGACCATTCTCGACCGAAGACAGTTCATCAATTTGAGAAAATTCTTGAAGATAAATGATCCTACGGCTTTTGTAACTGTTACTGAAACTACGAAAGTATTCGGATTAGGATTCGATCAGCTGCATTAG